From the Conger conger chromosome 13, fConCon1.1, whole genome shotgun sequence genome, the window AGACAATTCTACTACAATTCTGGAAACAAATATCCCACCTATATCCCCATTTATGACggttttctgactaacgttgaagtttatttctttacacgttcagccattttcgagAAAACTATCAATTTGCCGGGACTATAACTAAAGGAATGTTGTCTTGAACTAATTCTTATCGTTGTCTTGTAAAGtgcaattttaaatgtgatgcaggttggttagaaaaCATTAGGGTTACTCATCTTTTTTGCAGAGCtatttggacactttgggcatgctttataaaaacatagtctcatatatgtgaataaaacacaggtggaggttaattttctttacattttgcatcAGAAAATCTGTTTTGATAGAAAAACAAgcttctgatcattcatgtgtctggacaaaagaATATGCAAAAGTGTTGTACTTGAAGAGATTGGGGGACACTTGTtgacacaagttgacatcaagtttgtgcagaaatataaagtagttctgtgTTGATCCTTCACTTTGAAATTGAGgtgttcagtgctaaactataaaaacatatgtaattgttttttaatttagtgtatcttttgtgtgtacatgctctgacataagtTTGTTCTGtcacaaatgaaagaaaataccgTTCAGCTATTTAagttgagatattgacacttttatatcCTATTAAAAGTATATTCTATTGGACTatgtggaaattgccctctaagAAGGGGCAAAGATCAAGGGTTAAAATACCTATGCCAGATATTTGTAGACTGaacatataatgtaatgtaaatacttAATGGCTTTGAGGCCAGTAAGGGATTTGTAAaccaataaaattattttaaaatcagtTATGGAGCAAACAGGAAGCCAGCTGAATGACTTGTTCTAATATGTTCATTCCTGGTTTCTGTTAGAACCCATGGTGCTGCAATTTGTATGAGCTGCAGATGATCAATCGTTTGCTTTGAAAGAGCTGAGGCAATAATTTAGCCAAgaatttctgtttttatctCTGTTGAGTTGTAAACAGTTGTGGGAAATCTATAAAGTTGGACGGATTAAGAAACTCGGAGGTCCCAAGTCATCAGGGAATTTTGCTATCATCAGAAtacttgtgaaaatgaatgttatACTTTCACATGGACCCAACACTGGAATGAATGGTGAACTTCCACATTGACTGGAGAGGGATGTGTCAAAAATGGAATGAGCCAATCAAAATAGATTTGGCTGTTAATAATAGTTCAACCCTATTACTGTCTAATGATTATGAACTATGATTTTCATTATCTGTTTTAATGATTGATAATGAAAATGAGTGATCAGTGAGAAAATCAAGGAAAGGTTTATTTAACATTGCTAACTTAAATCAAATATCAATTTAGGTTAAAAACAGAGATCAATGTGCAATAgtcacagatacagtatataaaaataatgtaccAAAAACTATGAGTGAACACAAACTTAATTTTGGTTATAGTGGAGAATAATGGGTACTGGGCTTACTACAGCAATGTTGTTGGTGTGATTCCCAGGTGGTTCACTGTCATCATTGGGATCTGTATAAATGAATTACTTATTTAAGCAATTTGTGTATTACAGTGCCTGCAAAATGCTAAAATGGATGGGACTACTTCATTACTGACAGTAGAATTAACTTATTTTTACAAGTAATGAAGAGTTTGAAAATCTGAACCCTGATGGCTTGAATGCTAATTCCATATATAACAGGATTAAACAATGGGGGAAATATCAGAAAGTAAAGGGACATGAATATGCGAGCTTTATAAGGTGCATGATCCATGTTGAGACGACTCTGGACAACTTCAAAAAAGCATCCCACTGCATAGTTAATGACAGCCAGTAAGTGTGGAGTGCATGTTTGAATAGCTTTCATCTGAGAATCTCTAGAAGCAAACAGGCAGACTTTGAGTATTTGTGCATATGAAAACAGTATCAAGAGGAACTGCAgggtaattaaaaaaacatttacaataagACCAACTATGCTGTGAACAGAGATTTCAAAACAAGACAGGTTGACTAATTCAAAATTCATACAATGTAGCTTTTCTATGATCTTGTCGCAAAATGTACGCTGTACAGTTAATATGAAATAGAGTCCAAAAAGAACACAAGGATAAATCCAGGAAAATGCAATAAGGGCACACACTTTTCTGTGCGACATTATTTGGTGATAGTGTAATGGCTGACAAATGGCAACAAACCGGTCATAGCCCATCACTGCTAAAATATTGAATTCAACtgatgcatatgtgtgtatacaaaAGATCTGTAAAAGACAAGCAGTTAGAGACATTTCATAAGACTGATATGTTAAATATCCAAGTACTGATGGTAATAGAGATATGCTGCCATAAATTCCATTCACTGCTAAattacacataaaaaaatacatgggtTCATGTAGACTTCTCTCATTGTAAATGACTACAATAAGAACTACATTTGCTAATACCATAATGATGAACAAAAGCAGAAATCCTGTGAAGTATACATATCTATG encodes:
- the LOC133107390 gene encoding olfactory receptor 51E1-like encodes the protein MENRSVVTSFILMAYTQLEDHRYVYFTGFLLLFIIMVLANVVLIVVIYNERSLHEPMYFFMCNLAVNGIYGSISLLPSVLGYLTYQSYEMSLTACLLQIFCIHTYASVEFNILAVMGYDRFVAICQPLHYHQIMSHRKVCALIAFSWIYPCVLFGLYFILTVQRTFCDKIIEKLHCMNFELVNLSCFEISVHSIVGLIVNVFLITLQFLLILFSYAQILKVCLFASRDSQMKAIQTCTPHLLAVINYAVGCFFEVVQSRLNMDHAPYKARIFMSLYFLIFPPLFNPVIYGISIQAIRVQIFKLFITCKNKLILLSVMK